The sequence GGTGCCAAGGAATAGGTCACCGAACGGCGAAACTTTGGCATCATTCCATCGTATTTTCTTAGATGTCTTGAGGCCATCTGCATCTTCCCTTGTAGGAAGGTGGTGGAGAGTTCCATCCAAATCACGGAGCAATGGGCCATCTGCAACGCCGATTATTTCGCCGCCTCCTACCCGCGGAATTGCAAAACTCACATCATCTGAAGTCTCATATTCGGAAATCTCCGACGTGAGCATGTTGCGGAATCGGACCTTCCTACCAGTTACATCAACCCAGTTGATGATTTCGTTCTCTACGCCAGATGAATTGGGCCCTTCCCCCAATACGTTTCGACGCTCATCAAAAATTTCTACTTTCATAAACCTATTGATCCCTCCCTTGCGCAACTACGTTCTCCAAAGGTTGGCTTGCAGCCAGTCGGATCAATTGAGACTCGATTAATCGACGTGCGCGTGGTTCGAAGGCACTCGAATTACCTCCAACGTGTGGAGTAATAAAAACTCCTGCCTCTTTCCAGAGTGGATGATCTGGGGGTAATGGTTCGGGATCGGTGACATCTAACGCAACAGTAATCCTTCCAGTTCGCAGTTCTGCTAAAAGGGCGTCCGTATCAATAATGGCTCCCCTAGCCACATTTATGAGTAGTGCGCCAGTTTTAAGCAGTGCGAATCTTCTAGCATCGAAGAAGCGATGACTCTCGTCATTGAGCGGCATAATTAAGATGACGACGTCCAGCGAAGGTAAATAGTCATCAAAATTCTTAATTTTGACTGCCCCATCCCGACCCGATCTGGAAAAACCGATAACCTCGACGTCGAAACCCGAAAGATTTCGAGCGATGGTTTGCCCAATTGCACCAAATCCAACAATCCCTATTTTTCTATCATTAATAGAACGAAATTGTGCGGGATCCCACTTACCTTGACTCTGCGATAGAACAAATCTTGGAAATCCCCGTAAGGATGCAATGGCCATTCCTACCGCCAATTCAGCTGTTGAGTCATTGTGAATTCCTCGTCCATTACAGAGAGTGAGCCCTGGCCGAAGATATTCCAATGCATCCTCATAGCCGGCGTTTGGCATCTGTAAAACTTTGAGGTTTGGCATTGATTTCACGTACTCAAGTGCGCGACGGCCCTCCATATACGAAGGCACGTAAAAAGTGATCTTTGATAGATCGCTTATATCCAGAGGAGTGCTCGTTGGAGTGAGCCTCTCAATCCCGTCAGGAACCGCGATATCTTCCCACTGAGTCCAAACGGCATGCTTCACGCGGCCTCCAACAAATCGTAGACTTTGAGTGAAGCAAATATACTCATCTAGACCCAATATGAGCGGAAGTCATCATGGAAAAGTTCAAGATATGGACGGAAGATGATGCCCGCCGTTGTATCGCGACCCCAAAGTCAACTGACGATAAATACTCACGTGGAGTTCTGGGAGTGATTGCCGGATCTAGGCAATATCCAGGAGCGGCAGTACTGGCGTGCGAAGGAGCAATGCAGACCGGCGTAGGGATGGTTCGATATTCTGGTCCAAGAATTGCGCGAATGTTGGTACTTCGGCAAAGTCCAGAAGTGGTTATCCAATCCGGACAAGTTCAAGCATGGCTAATCGGACCAGGAATTGATTTCCATAGAATTGGACGCAGAAAAAGGCGATTCATTGAAAATGCACTAGATCAAAAAGTCCCCCTGATTTTGGATGCGGGTGCCATTTCGTTGACCTTGAGAGCCACCACTCCAACCCTCATCACGCCTCATTTTCGAGAACTCTCATCGCTCTTTGCTCTGTCAAATGTTGAGGTGAGCGCAACGGAGATTCAAGGTGCCCCCAAAAAGTGGGCTCTACTTGCAGCCAATAAATTCAATGTCTCCGTGCTTCTCAAGGGCACTCAAACTGTCGTCGCCTCGGGGCAGACTGCAATCGAATTGCCGTCGGCTCCGGCTTGGTTAGCAACTGCAGGAACTGGCGATGTTCTCAGTGGAATACTTGGGGCTCTACTTGCAACACAATCCGATCTCATAAAAGCGCGACCCGAGTTTCTTGCCGAACTTGCCGCTACTGGCTCGTGGATACATTCTCATGCCGCCCTTCTCGCCTCAAGCGGCGGGCCAATAAACGCAATTAGTGTCTCAGCGGCTATACCTGAGGCAATCCGAAAACTACTCACTAGCATTTAACTATCACCGTCAATGTGGGTTTATTCAAAGCGTAATTAATATACTTCGGCTCATGACCCATCGTGCTCTGCTTATCAATGATGATGCATTCGAACTCACTACCTTGGCCGACGCAATGCGCTTGCGTGGGATAAATGTCGTCGGTGAAGCGCATACCCTCGTGGCCGCTCAAAATCTGTTCAGCACGCTAAGGCCCGACGTTGTTGTCATTGATGCACACTTTGATGGATATGGTGGAATTAATTTGGCTCGGAAGATGCGAAAGAACAGAGAGGGGCTCGGAGTTGTCCTCACCACGGCCTGCCCCGATCTTCGGCTGCTGGGACTTTTCGAGAAAGACATACCGACTGGAACCCAAGTCGTTCTTAAAAGGTCCCTATCTGATTTAAACATACTATGCATGGCTGTCTCGGCTTCGGTGGAGGCAATCTCAAAAAACGAAAAAACTCAGTGGGTTAATCGATTCATCTCACCAAATGGAAAATCATTTCTCACCGCTACTGCACTCTTGACAGATGTTCAAGCCGAAACATTCCGTCTCGTTGCTTCAGGCATGAGCAATAGTGAAATTGGTAGACAGCGTTTCGTAAGCGAAAAATCAGTTGAGCAGATTGTGGCTCGAATCGCCTCTCAATTGAGAATCTCTCCCGATCGAAGCCGTAACTTGCGGGTGCTATTGACGAATGAATACAACAAGTGGGTCGGTTCTCCGCGACACTGATCCATGCCGTTTGATTGGCTTGAATTTGGCCGCAGCCAAGCGTATGTGGCGAATTCTAAGAATGTTCGGGTATCGTCACGAGTATGAATCTTTCCCAGCTTCGCTCACAGTGGAGTAATGTCCTCAATCTTCTTGAGAAGGAAGACCGAATTGCTTGGTTAGCATTTTTTGATGCCAGGTTGGCGCGACTCGAGAATCAAACTCTCTACTTGGATTTTTCAGATAGCCGAAAATTTTCGGGAAGCCTCGAGTACGGACAGATTCGAGATAGCCATCGCATTGCATTGCAAGAAGCTATAAAAACCACCCTCGGCGTGGCTCTAGAAGTTGTTGATCGGTGATGAAATATCTTCCAAAATTCTTCCTCATCATGTCTATCGTCGTAGGCACGTTGAGTCCATTGCCAGCCCTGGCAACCTCTTCAAAACTCACTCTTTCGATTCGACAAACGCCTAGTGTCAGCGATCCCGTAATCACGCTGTACGGGCAACTCAAACCGGCAAGAAAGTCAGTGAAAATTAATGTTCAAGTGGAACTCTCTAATAAATGGCAGAACACACTCTTTTCAACTACCACAACTTCAAAAGGAACCTGGAAAATTGAAGCCGTAGCGACTGCCCTGGACGCTCAAGTTAAGTATCGCGCAATTGCAACTCTCGGAAGCAGCAAAACATTTTCATCTGCTCGCTCCATAAGAATTTCGCAAATACCCGAAATGAGTAACTACGATCCCTCATCACTCATCCTGGAAACAGGTCCAGGAGGGCGCATCCACGGCATGGACATAAGTCGCTGGCAACATCCAGGTGGTGCACCTATAGATTTCGAAAAAATGTACGCGGCCGGTGTTCGATTTGTCATGATTAAAGCGGCGGACTCTCATGATATTGCCGACGCAGAGGCATTGAAATATCTAATCATGGATCGTAATGCCGCACAGGCCGTGGGCATTTACACTGGCTTCTACTATTACGCCACACTTCCCGATACAACTGATGAAGCGGTGATCATTGAGGATGCACAAGCGCAAGCACAAAAAGCCATCTGGAGATTAGCAAGCCTGGGAGGTTATACGGATCGAGACCTCTCATTTGCCCTAGATCTTGAGAATAATTGTGTGCGCAAGTCAACCAGCGGTTCCTGCACCAAGTACACCTCCCGAAGCGCGGTCACCCTGTGGGCAAAGACGTGGCTGGAAATATTTGCGGCGAAAACGAATCGCACACCGATTATTTACTCATACCCACAATTTCTCGAAAATGCGATGGTAAGGGACGCAAGTTTTGCAAGTTATCCATTGTGGATCGCTCACTACTCACTTAATCCTTTTGACCCGTTGTCACAGCCTGGGTTGAAAACAGCGGGATGTTTTGTCACTCCTTGGACGACAGCAAATTGCTCGTCACTTTGGGCGGTGTGGCAGTACACATCCTGCGGAATCGCAAAGAAATATGGAGTACCTGGAACGCGGGTAGATCTCAATGTATTCCGAGGAACGCCATCGAGCTTCCTCGATCTTGCAAAAGGTACGTGGGCCCCAGAGAGCGCCGATCTGATGCCGGTCCTTGAACCAACCCAAATGGTCGTTACTCCCCCAGTGGTCTCCAAGGCAAATAAACCGATTCTCTTCTCCATCGATGTGAATCGCCCAACAGGACTTCCGGTTGTCACTGGAACAGTGAAATTCGTGGCTGATAAAATTGTTCCGCCACTTGTTGGTTTTACGCAGAATGCAGTTCGCTCGTCAAGTGGTCGTTGGACATTAACCTTGAAGTCGGTGCCCGCTGGACTTTGGAGTGGACGAATTATCTACAATGATCTTTCTGGTACGCATGCAAAGAGTACGAGTGCAGTAACTTTAGAAGTTAGCCCGGGACCTACCCCATCGCCGTCGCCAACCCCTTCAACATCTGAGACAGACAGCCCTACTCCCAGCCCTACGGCAAAGCCAAAACCAACTCCGACGAAAAGATCCACCATAGATTACTGCCGGTATCAGGTTAAGAATTAATCTGCTTTTCTAGTAATTCGGTAGTTGCCTGGCGCTCTTGTCGATATATCTCACGATAACGTTCGATTGACTGAACTCGTTCTATCCGATTCCATCCCAGAATCGGAGCGATAATTTTTGCAATCTCATCAAGAAGTTCTACTGAGTTCTCTCGCGATTCGAAAGAAATTCGAGTTCGCCGAGACACGACATCATCGACCGATCGAGCTCCTTCATGGCTGGCAGCATAATGAATTTCGGCACGTAAATATGGAAGATCGTTTGCAAGTGGTTCGGCCAGAGAAGAATCCTCGGTTATAAGATCCAAAATCTCACTTATGAGTGATCCATAACGATTCAGGAGATGAAGTACCTGGCTTTCGGCCAGCCCGGTCTCGGCGGATATTAGGGTTACTTGTTGCACCAGCGCGATGTAGCCGTCGGCTCCAACGATAGGTAATTTTGATGTAATCGAGTTGGAGACTTCCTCGTTTAACTCCTTAGCTGCAAGGTCAATAACGTCCTGCGCCATCACTCGGTAAGTCGTGTACTTCCCGCCAGCAATGCTTACAAACCCCGGAGCGGGCCGATCGACAGTGTGCTCACGAGATAATTTTGTCGTGAGAGCATCGGCCTTCTTGGAAACCAGAGGTCGCAGTCCGGCATAGACGCCAATTATGTCTTCAGAGCGGATTACTGGTTCGAGGATCCTGTTTGCCTGAGCCAGTATGTAATCGACATCTTCACGGTTGGCAAGAGGTTCGTTGCGGTCTCCGGTGTACTCCGTATCGGTAGTACCAACAATCCACTTATCTTCCCAGGGGATGACAAAGAGTACCGAAACCGGCGTTTTCAATATAATTCCAGCCTCAGATTTAATTGCGGATCCGGGCAGAACAATGTGGGCACCTTTACTCATCCTGACTTCATACCCAGGTTTTAGTCCGAATTTCTCGTGTAGATCGTCACTCCAAACGCCTGCACACATAACCGTGACACCCGCCTGAACTTCGACCAGTTGATCATTTTCTAGATTACGAACTACTGCGCCCGTTACTTGTTGACCTTCACGAATCAGCGATTCACATGCCACCCCAGTTGCGATTACTGCTCCATGTCGGGCGGCAGTACGAGCCACCATCATTGTGTATCGGGCATCGTCGACTTGAGCATCAAAATATTTGATTGCCCCGGTGACAATGTCCTGGCGAAGTGAGGGAGCAATCTGCGCGATATTTTTCTGGCTTAGGTGTTTGTGCCACGGCAGTGCCCTTTGGAATCCGCGCAGAACGTCATAGAGCGCAAGTCCTGCACCGACATAGGTTCTGTCCTTCAACTTCTCGTGGAGCGGATAAAGAAATGCCACCGGTTTAACTAGGTGTGGGGCCAGCGATGTGACCATGGACTCCCGTTCTTGCAATGCTTCGCGAACTAAGCGGAAGTCATACTGTTCTAGATACCGCAGTCCGCCATGAATGAGCTTGCTTGACCTACTTGACGTACCGGAGGCGAGGTCATGTGCCTCGATGAGTGCCACCCGCAATCCACGGGACGCGGCATCTAGGGCGGCGCCAACTCCGGTTATGCCACCACCAATGACCAGGACATCAAATTTCTCGTTCGATAGAGCCACCAGGGCGTCGCGATGTTGATCTGGGTCTAATCGCGAGTCAAACATCCCTGCTCCATATCCGTCGCTACTAGAGTTGAGTCTAATGCACTAAGAAAGAGGAGCGCGCGATGTCGGTTATTGGGTCTTACATGGGGAGTTTAGACCAAGGCACTAGTAGCACGCGTTTTATGATTTTCGACCATGCAAGCAATGTGATCGCATCCCACCAAGTGGAACACCGCCAGATTGTAAGTCAGCCAGGGTGGGTCGAACATGACGCCAGTGAAATCTGGTCTAAAGCGCAAGAAGTCATCCGCGCGACATTGACGAAGGCTAATCTCATCGGGTCCGACCTCCTTGGAATTGGCATCACCAATCAGCGTGAAACTGCACTTATTTGGGACATCACCACCGGTAAACCATTGGCAAACGCCATCGTTTGGCAGGACACAAGAACTCAAGAGTCGCTTGCTTCTCTCCCGCCGCGCGTAAGTGAGCTGATCCGCGAGCGCACTGGATTACCAGTTGCTTCTTATTTTTCGGCGAGTAAATTTCGCTGGCTCATGGAGAATAGTGAGCCAGTAAGGAATGCACTCAAGGACGGCCGCGCGCGCGCCGGCACCATTGACTCGTGGTTGCTCTGGAATCTGACGGGCGGTATCGATGGTGGAGTGCACGCGACCGATGTAACCAATGCAAGTAGGACGCTTCTGATGAATCTCAAAACTCTTGATTGGGACCAGGAATTACTGGACATTTTCAACATCCCACGGATCCTGTTGCCAAAGATTCGCTCTTCATCGGAAAGATACGGTGACACCGATCCATCAGGGCCATTTGGCGTGTCAATACCCGTTGCGGGTATTTTAGGTGATCAACAATCCGCCCTCGTTGGTCAAACTTGCTTCAACCGCGGCGAGTCCAAGACAACTTATGGCACGGGCAATTTCGCGCTTCTCAACACAGGAACAGAGATAGTCAGATCCAATTCCGGGCTGCTCACCACCGTGGCATTCAAAATGGGAAACGCGCCAGTTCACTATGCACTTGAAGGTTCGGTAGCGGTGACAGGCGCAGCAATCCAATGGTTACGCGATCAAATTGGTCTGATTGAAAAAGCCAGCGATGTAGAAGCCCTCGCTGCCAGCGTTTCGGACACCGGAGATCTCTATTTCGTTCCGGCGTTCTCCGGGTTATTTGCGCCGTACTGGCACAGTAGCGCGAGGGGCCTGATGATCGGACTAACTCTTGCAACAACAAGGGCACATATTGCTCGTGCCGCCCTTGAGTCAATCTGCTACCAAACCAAGGAGATTCTGGATGCAATGATTGTCGACAGTCAAGTGCCTATGCAGGAGATGAAAGTTGATGGTGGCATTACCGCCAATGAACTTTGTATGCAATTGCAGGCCGACATTATGGGCATCAGTGTTATACGACCAGAAGTTCGCGAAACAACAGCACTAGGTGCTGCATACAGTGCTGGATTGGCCCTGGGATTTTGGAAAGATCTAGATGAGATCCGCTCTCAGGCGAAAGCATCTAAAACCTGGAAACCTCAAAGTTCGGAAGAAGCGCGTGCGCAGGGTTATGCGCGATGGAAAAATGCGGTCGAGCGGACTTTTAATTGGGCGCAATAATTATTAGACAGGGATTATTCGACTGGTATAACCCGCAGGACTTCCACACCTCCAATATCACCCAAAATATTTAACAGATCTGTTGGATCACTTCCAGGAATTGCCACGGTTATATCGTCGTAGCCGCGCCCTGCTTCACTCTTCATAACAACCAGGCCGCGAATATCACCGCCTGCGAAGCCGATAGCCGAAGCAACTGCTCCAAGAGAACCCGGGCGGTCAGGAAGTGAGACGTGGAGCCGAAAAATCGCCATGTCTCACCTTATCCCGAGCGCTCTTAAACCTGGACTAGGACATCGCCCAAAGTTCACCGAGAGGGCGTAGATCCAAGAGTGACTTTGAAAGTCTTCGAGGGTCCCGTTGGAAGATCGACTGTCACTGAGATGACCTCACCGGGTGCGTACGAAAGGATTCTGGCAATAGCGGAAACTGAATCTGCAATTCGCAGCCCATTGATGGAGCGCACGACAGATCCATTTGGGATCCCTGCCTTTTCTGCGCCTCCTCCTGGCGTAATCGCATTAATAAGCGCGCCAATGCCCTGATAAGAATTATTGAAAGAAACGCCTAAGAGTGGCCTAGTGGATGCACCCGTTGTTATAAGTTCATTGGCAATTCTCTTTGCTTCATTTATCGGAATGGAGAAGCCTAAGCCTATGCTGCCGCTTGTGCCACCAGAGGAGAGTGTGGCAATGGCTGCATTCACTCCAACCATCCTTCCCTGTCCATCCAGAAGCGCCCCGCCTGAATTGCCAGGATTAATTGCCGCATCGGTCTGAATCGCATCGATGTACGTTTCGACTCCAGTGTCCCCCGCAATTATCGCTCGATTGAGTGCTGAAACAATTCCACTCGTCACCGTACTTGCCAATCCCAAAGGCGAACCGATCGCCACTACAGGATCTCCAATGCTCAACTTAGATGAATCACCGAAGGGAATCACAGGGAGATTTCCTACAGCAACCTTGAGGACCGCTAAATCATAAATTGGATCTTGCCCCACAACGCTCGCAGAATAAGTGTCACCATTATGAAGCTCCACGTTGATACCGCCAGCGGAGGTTGCCCCATCAACAACGTGGTTGTTAGTAAGAATGTAACTTGAACTTGAGTCAGTGCGGATGATGGATCCAGAACCTGTTCCGTTTCCCGATGCCGTCGTCACGTAGATCGAAACTACGCTAGGGGTGGCAGCCGCAGCAATTGCCTTGACACTGAAACTACCGGTGCCAAGATCTACCGCGGTGCGAGTCTTCGCGCACTTACCGTCAGCGGAGTAGTACAACACTGCCGTCCTATTATCAACACAAGCTTTGATCACCGGCGAAGACGGCGTCACAGCAGTTGCCACACCGCCAGCAATCGTGACTCCCAGAAGAAAACCAACCCCAATTTTCACTCCAGCTGATCGACTTAACGTGGTCTTCAGATTCTTCAGCATCGCAGGCATATTTCTTAACCTTTCAGAAGAGTTCTATGTGAGCAATTTAGCCAATTGGAGGGAAATGTGACCAAAAAAAGGCTGATAACTTAGTGAGAGTCTACTCAAGCGACCCCTCTGCCGAATGAGTTGGCGTTGACTATGCCTGAACTATCCAGTCACCTTCTATCGCCACTTTGACCTGGGGGACAGGCGAAGGGGCTGGGCCACTGATAACTTTGGCATTGTTAAATGGATCATAGGTAGTTCCGTGGCAAGGACAGACCAATAATTTATCAGCAGGCGAATAACTGACTGTGCATCCCTGGTGCGTACATATCTCAGAATATGCAAATACACCATTGGTCGTCCGGAAAAGTATCGAAGGATTTCCATTCAGCGACACAAATTCGTGAGTCTGGCCGACTCCAAGTTTGCTCAACTTAATAACGCGCCTGGGATCGGTGGTCGACACCACTTGCGAACCTACTTCAGTTTTAGTTCTAGAGAAAAAATGCACCAGGCCCGCTGCACCTACCGCCACTACACCAATGGCGCCGACCCTCATCGCTCCACGCCTGTCGAGAGAGACATCCACTCGTCTGCGCCTGCCCACGAGCGTGAGCAAATAAGCAAGCCATAAAACTGCATAAGCACTGTCGCTTCCCAAGAAATACGGTTTTACGTGCCAGGTGGCCGCGATCCACAATCCAATGGACTGTGAAAAACCCGCGAGCGCTGCCAGCGTAGGGGCGACCCAGAAGAGGGTGGCCAGACCGATGGCGAATTCAGCGACCATGATGAAGGAGCCCACCGCAGTGGCATGTTCGATCATCCGTCTGAAGATAAAACCCAAGGGTGAAGTTGTGGCGTAGCCAGTTAATTGTCGTCCGATGTATGTCGCACCATTTGTCTGCAGAAAACCGGGATCTCTGGCCTTGTCCCATCCGGCATAAATCCACGTTACGCCTAACCAGAGGCGAATCACGCGGATTGCCGGACTTTGATTACGCCACGAAGAACGAATCGCACGAAGATTTGATCGGGGCATTAACTAAGCGTAGGGGTCAATTAAGTGTTTTGCTCCCTGACTTGGACTCGAACCAAGAACCTGCCGGTTAACAGCCGGCTGCTCTGCCAATTGAGCTATCAGGGACTACTGCAATGAATCTGGTTGGCAGTCGCAAACTCTAGCGCACCCTTACGAGTCCGCTAAATTAGCGACATTTCTCCCTATTTTTCACACGTTAATCCTGGTTTTTATGGTGGGAATTACAGATCGCCAATCGCCAAATCGTGCTGGGATCGACGAGCGGCCTCAAGGCCCACAAGTTCGGTGAAAAGTTCGGTGTATTGAGCCTCATGTGTAACGGGGTTGAGCCGTTGCAGAGTGGATTTTACCTCGGCTATTTTCCGGCTCATTGCCACCTCCCGGAGTCTGGCCACAATGCTCTCAACGTATCTCTGAGAAATCTCGCCATCAGTCCTGATGGGCTCCACCGACAATTCAGCAATCAATGCCTTCATGTATACGTCCTCTATCTGATCGAGACGTAGATCCGAATCCCCGTGCACATCAATGACATCTCTTAACTGCCGATAGAAAGGATGAGTGAATGCATCCTTCTCAATTTCTTTCCACCCTCTCACAAGGTCGGGCATTTGCAAGCGTGCCTTCAGGACTTCTCGCTCCAACGCCAATCGTGGCTCGTTTGGATCGGGTCTCCAATTTAGTTCCGGAATTTGTTCGACAGTTTCCTTGGAAGGTGCCCGGACTCCCCGACCGACTGCGGCACTTACGGTCTCCACTTCGATCCCAAGCCATCCCGCGAGCAATCGGATATATTCAGGTCGCAAGGATCTGTCGCGGATCTGCCCAATGAGCGGAGCGGCGGCATTGAGCGCATTAACGCGACCTTCTGCGGACTCTAAGTTGTGTTGCCTGAGTTCTGTTCGTATCGCGAATTCAAAAAGTGGAACTCTCCGAGCAATAAGATCACGAAGTGCAAGATCCCCTTTCTGTTGTCGCAGTTCGCTTGGGTCAAGCCCACTAGGTTCGACGGCAACAAAAGTTTGAGTAACAAACTTTTGATCGTCATTAAATGCTCGAAGTGCCGCTTTTTGTCCGGCCGCATCTCCATCAAAAGTGAAAATTACTTCGCCACGAAAAGCATCATCATCCATAAGTAACCGTCTCAAAATTCGGATGTGATCGGCACCAAAAGCCGTACCGCAAGTCGCGATCGCGGTGGGAATTCCGGCCAGGTGTGCCGCCATGACATCGGTGTACCCCTCAACAATTACTACTTGTCTTTTCTTGGCAATCTCTTTCTTAGCCTTATCCAACCCGTAAAGGACTTGACTCTTCTTGTAAATGGCGGTTTCGGGGGTATTGAGATACTTGGGACCATTATCGACTTCGTCACTGGCCAACTTGCGGGCGCCAAACCCAACCACATCCCCCGAAATATCGCGGATGGGCCACATCAGCCGATTGCGAAAACGATCAATGGGACCTCGCTGCCCCATTTTCGAAAGGCCGGCCGCTTCGAGCTCGTCGATCGAATATCCCTGCGCGCGCAGATACTTAGTGAGCACATCCCAATCATCGGGTGCATATCCCACTTCAAAAGTCGCACACGCGCCCTGATCAAACCCTCTCTTTGTGAGAAGGTCTCGCCCGAACTGGGCAAGGGGTGATTCGTTTAACTGTTGTTGATAAAACTTGGCGGCGGCGGCATTGGCTGCAATCAGGCGTGAACGCTGTCCCGCGGGAGCACTTTTAACACCGCTGCCCTCGTCGTAGCGAAGCGCATATCCGATTCGATCCGCCAGTCTCTCGACCGTCTCGGTAAATGAGAGATGATCCATCTTCATGACAAAAGCAATGACGTCACCACCAACTTGGCAGCCGAAACAGTGGAAATACCCTTTGCTGGGAGTGACGTGGAAGGAGGGGGATTTCTCATCGTGGAAAGGGCAGAGACCCTTTTTCTGACCTCCGCCGGCATTCTTTAATTGGATGTAATCCCCGACAATTTCATCAATGGGCGCGCGATCGCGGATGTATGCAACATCCTCATCCTTTATCCGCCCGCTCATGCCTATGATTCTATCTGCGAGGAGAGACGAGCATGCAGGGTGTACGCACCTGGATCCGTAAGGGATGCAACCTG comes from Candidatus Paceibacterota bacterium and encodes:
- a CDS encoding 2-hydroxyacid dehydrogenase — protein: MKHAVWTQWEDIAVPDGIERLTPTSTPLDISDLSKITFYVPSYMEGRRALEYVKSMPNLKVLQMPNAGYEDALEYLRPGLTLCNGRGIHNDSTAELAVGMAIASLRGFPRFVLSQSQGKWDPAQFRSINDRKIGIVGFGAIGQTIARNLSGFDVEVIGFSRSGRDGAVKIKNFDDYLPSLDVVILIMPLNDESHRFFDARRFALLKTGALLINVARGAIIDTDALLAELRTGRITVALDVTDPEPLPPDHPLWKEAGVFITPHVGGNSSAFEPRARRLIESQLIRLAASQPLENVVAQGRDQ
- a CDS encoding ADP/ATP-dependent (S)-NAD(P)H-hydrate dehydratase, whose product is MEKFKIWTEDDARRCIATPKSTDDKYSRGVLGVIAGSRQYPGAAVLACEGAMQTGVGMVRYSGPRIARMLVLRQSPEVVIQSGQVQAWLIGPGIDFHRIGRRKRRFIENALDQKVPLILDAGAISLTLRATTPTLITPHFRELSSLFALSNVEVSATEIQGAPKKWALLAANKFNVSVLLKGTQTVVASGQTAIELPSAPAWLATAGTGDVLSGILGALLATQSDLIKARPEFLAELAATGSWIHSHAALLASSGGPINAISVSAAIPEAIRKLLTSI
- a CDS encoding response regulator, with amino-acid sequence MTHRALLINDDAFELTTLADAMRLRGINVVGEAHTLVAAQNLFSTLRPDVVVIDAHFDGYGGINLARKMRKNREGLGVVLTTACPDLRLLGLFEKDIPTGTQVVLKRSLSDLNILCMAVSASVEAISKNEKTQWVNRFISPNGKSFLTATALLTDVQAETFRLVASGMSNSEIGRQRFVSEKSVEQIVARIASQLRISPDRSRNLRVLLTNEYNKWVGSPRH
- a CDS encoding glycoside hydrolase family 25 protein; the encoded protein is MKYLPKFFLIMSIVVGTLSPLPALATSSKLTLSIRQTPSVSDPVITLYGQLKPARKSVKINVQVELSNKWQNTLFSTTTTSKGTWKIEAVATALDAQVKYRAIATLGSSKTFSSARSIRISQIPEMSNYDPSSLILETGPGGRIHGMDISRWQHPGGAPIDFEKMYAAGVRFVMIKAADSHDIADAEALKYLIMDRNAAQAVGIYTGFYYYATLPDTTDEAVIIEDAQAQAQKAIWRLASLGGYTDRDLSFALDLENNCVRKSTSGSCTKYTSRSAVTLWAKTWLEIFAAKTNRTPIIYSYPQFLENAMVRDASFASYPLWIAHYSLNPFDPLSQPGLKTAGCFVTPWTTANCSSLWAVWQYTSCGIAKKYGVPGTRVDLNVFRGTPSSFLDLAKGTWAPESADLMPVLEPTQMVVTPPVVSKANKPILFSIDVNRPTGLPVVTGTVKFVADKIVPPLVGFTQNAVRSSSGRWTLTLKSVPAGLWSGRIIYNDLSGTHAKSTSAVTLEVSPGPTPSPSPTPSTSETDSPTPSPTAKPKPTPTKRSTIDYCRYQVKN
- the glpD gene encoding glycerol-3-phosphate dehydrogenase, which encodes MFDSRLDPDQHRDALVALSNEKFDVLVIGGGITGVGAALDAASRGLRVALIEAHDLASGTSSRSSKLIHGGLRYLEQYDFRLVREALQERESMVTSLAPHLVKPVAFLYPLHEKLKDRTYVGAGLALYDVLRGFQRALPWHKHLSQKNIAQIAPSLRQDIVTGAIKYFDAQVDDARYTMMVARTAARHGAVIATGVACESLIREGQQVTGAVVRNLENDQLVEVQAGVTVMCAGVWSDDLHEKFGLKPGYEVRMSKGAHIVLPGSAIKSEAGIILKTPVSVLFVIPWEDKWIVGTTDTEYTGDRNEPLANREDVDYILAQANRILEPVIRSEDIIGVYAGLRPLVSKKADALTTKLSREHTVDRPAPGFVSIAGGKYTTYRVMAQDVIDLAAKELNEEVSNSITSKLPIVGADGYIALVQQVTLISAETGLAESQVLHLLNRYGSLISEILDLITEDSSLAEPLANDLPYLRAEIHYAASHEGARSVDDVVSRRTRISFESRENSVELLDEIAKIIAPILGWNRIERVQSIERYREIYRQERQATTELLEKQINS
- the glpK gene encoding glycerol kinase GlpK, with the protein product MGSYMGSLDQGTSSTRFMIFDHASNVIASHQVEHRQIVSQPGWVEHDASEIWSKAQEVIRATLTKANLIGSDLLGIGITNQRETALIWDITTGKPLANAIVWQDTRTQESLASLPPRVSELIRERTGLPVASYFSASKFRWLMENSEPVRNALKDGRARAGTIDSWLLWNLTGGIDGGVHATDVTNASRTLLMNLKTLDWDQELLDIFNIPRILLPKIRSSSERYGDTDPSGPFGVSIPVAGILGDQQSALVGQTCFNRGESKTTYGTGNFALLNTGTEIVRSNSGLLTTVAFKMGNAPVHYALEGSVAVTGAAIQWLRDQIGLIEKASDVEALAASVSDTGDLYFVPAFSGLFAPYWHSSARGLMIGLTLATTRAHIARAALESICYQTKEILDAMIVDSQVPMQEMKVDGGITANELCMQLQADIMGISVIRPEVRETTALGAAYSAGLALGFWKDLDEIRSQAKASKTWKPQSSEEARAQGYARWKNAVERTFNWAQ
- a CDS encoding ACT domain-containing protein is translated as MAIFRLHVSLPDRPGSLGAVASAIGFAGGDIRGLVVMKSEAGRGYDDITVAIPGSDPTDLLNILGDIGGVEVLRVIPVE
- a CDS encoding trypsin-like peptidase domain-containing protein — protein: MPAMLKNLKTTLSRSAGVKIGVGFLLGVTIAGGVATAVTPSSPVIKACVDNRTAVLYYSADGKCAKTRTAVDLGTGSFSVKAIAAAATPSVVSIYVTTASGNGTGSGSIIRTDSSSSYILTNNHVVDGATSAGGINVELHNGDTYSASVVGQDPIYDLAVLKVAVGNLPVIPFGDSSKLSIGDPVVAIGSPLGLASTVTSGIVSALNRAIIAGDTGVETYIDAIQTDAAINPGNSGGALLDGQGRMVGVNAAIATLSSGGTSGSIGLGFSIPINEAKRIANELITTGASTRPLLGVSFNNSYQGIGALINAITPGGGAEKAGIPNGSVVRSINGLRIADSVSAIARILSYAPGEVISVTVDLPTGPSKTFKVTLGSTPSR